The window TGGTGATTCGGGGCGCACCTGTTCGGAGGTCCCGAGGGGACCCCGGACCGCCTCGGGGTCATCGAGCCTAAGGCCATCTATCAAAGTCTGCACTCCTCCCTTGGGTGCCTCGGGGCCCTCCCGGATGCAGGAGAGTTCGGTTGCTATTTCCTCGAGAGTCAAGGGGCCATCGCAAGTCGGAGGGCCCTCCTGTTCGCCTTCCCTACGCTCAACCACTAGGGCGGCACTCACCACATGGGGAGTCGCTgccaagtagagtagcaagggttccTCTAGCCCTGGGGCTACCTAGATGGGAGGGGAAGTGAGGTAAGCCTTCAGCTGATCGAGAGCTTGCTCAGCTTCCTCTGTCCATACAAACGGCTCGGAGCGCTTGAGGAGTTTGAACAGGGGCAGCGCCCTCTCACCCAGCCTCAATATAAACCGACTCAGGGCGGCCATGCATccagtgacgcactgcacatccctaagcttgctgggggggcgcatcctctCTATTGCACGTATTTTCTCAGAATTTGCTTCTATGCCTTGGGAAGAGACTAGAAAACTGAGAAGTTTGCCCGCCGGCACgccgaacacacacttatcggggttcagctttacgTGCGTGGACCTGAGGCTATCAAAAGTTTCAGCCAGGTCCTGCAGCAACGTGTTCTGGTGGCACGTCTTTATCACTAggtcatcgacatacgcctctACATTGCGCCCTATCTGATTACTTAAAGTAATACGAGTCATGCGCTGAAAAGTAGGGCCTGCATTCTTCAACCCAAAAGGCATGGTTGTATAACAAAAAGCACCCACAGGAGTaataaaagcagttttttcctcatcttccctagccatacgaatctgatgatacccagagtatgcatctagaaaacacaaaaggtcgcaccccgcggtggagtcgactatttgatctatgcgtggcagagGGAAGGGATCTTTAGGGCATGCCTTGctgaggtcggtgtagtcgatgcacatccgtaGCTTGCCGTTGGCCTTCgggacgaccaccgggttcgccagccattCCGGGTGGATCACCTCACGAATGAAGTCAGCCTCCAAGAGCCGCGCCACTTCCTCCCTGATGAAGGCCTGCCGCTCCGGGGCTTGACACCGCACCTTCTGCCGGACAGGTCGCACATCCGGCCACACGGCAAGGcggtgctcgatcacctccctggggaccccgggcatatccgacgGTTTCCATGCAAAAACGACAGaatttgcccgcaggaaggagacgaacGCGCCTTCCTATTTAGCGTCCAAGGTCCCGCTGATCTTGGCGGTCTTGGACGGGTCGTCGCGAAGGGGGATTTCCTTGACGGGCACCTCGTCAGCCGAGGTGATGCGCTTCTTAGAAGCGTGAGACGCAGATGCCTCAGGGGCCTGTGGTCCCGTGGCCACCGCCAGGTTGTCCGCACGCTGCTCTGCGTAGGTGAGAGCAACCTTGACATCACCAAAAATGGTGATGGGGCCAGCGGGAcctggcatcttcatctggagataggcgtaatgggtggcggccatgaacttcagCAACGCAGGCCTACCCAGAACCGCGTTGTAGGGCGGATTGAGATCTGCCACATTGAAGTCGATCCGCtcggtgcggaagttggcggaatcGCCAAAAGTTACCGGAAACTCTACGTGACCAAgcggccacgtgtgccccggagTAACGCCAATGATCGGGAGCGACGGCTGGAGCTTCATCCCCGGGGCTTTGAGCGCGTCAAAAGCAGCCGGGGAGATGATGCTCAGACTGGCCCAGCCATCCACCAGCACACGCTTCATCTTGACGTTGTGGATGGTTGGGGAGACCACCAGGGCCAACTCCCCCCCCCTGCCGAGCGAGCACCGTGGGATGGTCATTCTGGTCGAATGTGAGCTTCACCTCCGACCAACGTGCCTTCCGGACCACCTCATGCGTGGGGAcagcggccagaagctctcgcctcatggccttgaagctTCGGCGAGAGGTGTGAGGGCAAGCTCCCTCGTCAAGCGTGGCGACGACCCCTTGAGGTATCTGGAAATCCAGATCCTCACTGTCTCCGCCATCATCGGCGGGGGCCTTGTTCTTGGCCTCCTCTTGCCGATCACCGGTCGAGGTCGTGGGGGCTTTGCCCTCCCGTCGACCCTGCCGCTTCTCCTCATCAGCCTTTCAGAACCGCTCGGCCAAATTTTTAACCGAGCGGCAGTCGGCGAGACTGTGGCGGTCGGTGTTGTGCACCGAGCACCACTTGTCCGCCGACCGGGCCTCTCCGGAGGGAACAGTAGGGTTCGGCTTGTCGCCGGCAGCTTTCCCTTtgcgtggggcccatgtgggcccaTCCGCCGCAAGGACATGTCTCTTGTCATCGGAACGGACTGATTTCCTTTTGCCTCTCCTATCTCACCGCTTAGAGCGGGGGGCAGACTCGGGGGTGGCTGCGGCCGCTGCACCGGTGCCAGGAGAGTTCCAGGCCCACGCTTCCTCCTTCCTGGCCACCTTGTCTGCCAGCTCGAAGAGCTCAGTGGTGGTCTTGGGCTCCTTGGAGGTGATCT of the Oryza sativa Japonica Group chromosome 2, ASM3414082v1 genome contains:
- the LOC136355095 gene encoding uncharacterized protein; this encodes MTIPRCSLGRGGELALVVSPTIHNVKMKRVLVDGWASLSIISPAAFDALKAPGMKLQPSLPIIGVTPGHTWPLGHVEFPVTFGDSANFRTERIDFNVADLNPPYNAVLGRPALLKFMAATHYAYLQMKMPGPAGPITIFGDVKVALTYAEQRADNLAVATGPQAPEASASHASKKRITSADEVPVKEIPLRDDPSKTAKISGTLDAK